The Syntrophales bacterium genomic interval GAAAATGAGGTGTGAAGGCAACCCAAGAGAGATGTTTCAGATGATACAGAAATCCGGCTATGAGGAGTGTGTAAGGTGTCAAAGATAAGGGAAAGAGCAGAAGCTGCAGCAGACAAGAAGGCATTATACGGAGCTGATATTGACCTCTCCAGTTTTAAGAAAGATTCATCGGTTCACGAATACAATCCTGAAATGGCAGGTTTTTCTGAAGAAGAAAGAAAAAATTTTGCAGAGGTGGGAATCGTAACTTCAGGGGAAGAAAGATCAGGCAGTTTTTTGCTGATGGATCATTCACCGGTTCATTGCTCCGTAGGCCAGGAAGGCGTTGAACTGCTTCCCATGGCCGAGGCCCTTGAAAAATATGACGGCCTTAAAGATTACTGGTGGAAGGCTGTTGATGTTGGAACAGATAAATATACTGCCCGAGCGGAGCTAAATTTTAACAATGGCTATTTTGTCAGGGTAAAACCTGGAGTTAAGGCGACTTTCCCTGTGCAGGCCTGTCTTTACATGGGTGAAGAGGGGATTGCCCAGAATGTTCACAACATGATCATTGCGGAGGAAGGGTCGGAGCTTCATATTATTACAGGATGCACGACAGCACCCCATCTCGGAAGAGGTCTGCATATAGGTGTCTCGGAAATTTACGTAAAAAAGGGAGCCACGCTTACCTTTACCATGATACATAACTGGGGGGAAGAGGTTGAAGTCAGGCCGAGAACGGTTGTTATGGTGGAAGAGGGGGCGACGTTCCTGTCGAATTACGTCTGTATGAAAACTGTCAGGTCTGTGCAAATGTATCCCGCTGTCAGGCTTTTGGGGGAGGGTGCTGTAGCGCGGATAAACAGCATTCTGGTTGCGACAAAAGGATCAGAGCTCGATGTAGGGGGGAAAGTTTCTTTAGAAGCAGCCGGCACCAGGGCCGAGATCATATCAAGAACTATTTCTACCGGGGGGAACATCATAGCGCGTGGACAGCTGATAGGACACAAACCGGGAGTAAAGGCCCACCTTGAGTGCAATGGATTGATGCTTTCGGAAGAGGGGTCGATTCGTGCCATTCCTGAACTTGATGGAAGGGTTGCCGGTGTGGAGATGTCTCATGAAGCGGCGGTAGGAAAAATATCCCAGGATCAGATAGAATATCTTATGGCACGTGGTCTGAGCGAAGAGGATGCAACCGCCCTTATTGTAAGGGGTTTTCTTAACGTTAAGATGGAAGGACTTCCCGAAGAACTGCAAATGGAGATAGACAGAATCGTTTCCGAAAGCGGAAAAAGCATCCTTTGAAAATATTTCACAAATCCCCCGGTGAAAACCTTGGCACACATGGAGCGCAGCCCTTTATAGCTGCCATATAACCTGGTAGCGACACTTTTTTCTTGCCCTTAGTGAGACCTATTTTTCTGGTCATTGCGAGGAGCAGGGCGACGTGGCAATCTATTATGATTACATGGAGCTATAGATTGCGAGAGCTTTGCGGAACTGTAATTTTGGTCATTGCGAGGAGCGAAGCGACGTGGCAATCTTATGAATTATCAACATCTTGTGAGATTGCTTCACTTTGTTCGCAATGACAATGTGGCATTATGCAAAGATCTCAGATTGCTTCGCATGCCCCCTTCTCTACGCTCGGGGCTTCGGCTCACCGCAATGACAATATGGGTATTATGCAAACCTTTCTTAGTAGTGCAGGGCTTTAGCCCCGCCTCCATATTTTTAAAATATCATTTTTGTCATGCTGAAATTATATGACTATACGGGCATTATCCATTTCCACTCGGAGTATTCCTATGACGGCCGTGCTTCCATAGCTGAAATTGTCAAGGCGGCCGGAGAGAACAACATCGATTTTCTGATGCTTACCGACCATTCGACCCTTGAGGCAAAAAAGAGGGGACTCGAAGGCTGGCATGGAGATGTCCTGCTTATCGTGGGGGAGGAGATTACCCCCCGCTTCAATCACTATATCGCTTTCGGCATCGATGAACCTACAGTTGTCGGTAAAGATGATGTGGGTGATCCGCAGATATATATAGATACCGTCAGAAAACAGGGGGGAATCGGGTTCATCAGCCATCCTGATCACCAGGGGACGGAAATGTTTCACGTGAAACATTATCCCTGGCTGGCCTGGACGGTATCCGGTTATACGGGAATTGGTATATGGGACTTCATGACGGACTGGCAGTTTTTCCTGAGGGGATATCTGAGTGGCTTGATCGGTTACCTGTTCCCAGCCTATGTCCTTAGAGGTCCCAAAAGGGCTACCCTGGACCGGTGGGACAGACTCAACCGGAATTCGAAGGTTGTGGGCATTGGAGAGCTTGACAATCACGACAATCTGGAAAAAGTCCTCGGCCTGGGATTTTCAGTTTTCCCCTTCTCAAGGGCCTTCAAGTTTGTCCGGACGCATCTTTTGACGGAGTCGCCTCTGGTAAAGGATAACAGAAAAGATCAGGAGGCGCTTCTGACTGCCCTTAAGGGCGGGCGTGCCTATGCGGCGCTCGAATACTTCTGCGAGGCGAAAGGGTTTTCGTTTATTGTTGCCGATAGGGAAAAACGGGCCACAATGGGGGATGAATTCCTCCTCGACGGGAAGGCCTTCCTCAGGGTTGAAATCCCCGAGAAGGGGAAAATCTGTGTCGTCAGAGACGGTGTTCCATTTGGTGAGGCGGTCGGGAGGGTGAAGGAATACGAGATAAGGAAAAAAGGTGTGTACCGGATTGAAGTATATCTCAAACATTTCGGAAAATACCGCCCCTGGATATTTTCCAACCCTGTCTATATCAGATGATAAAAAGATATAACCGCACAGATTGATCTTTGCCGGCCATATATCGGCTTGTTGCGTGCAGTGGCAAAACATCTATCCATTCCCTCCCCCCATATAGCCAATAGACGACCCCTTTATGGACTAATTCGACTTTGAACCTTGACATGATTATCATTTGATGATAACTATAGTGGCACAATGACAAAAGAAAAATATCCAAGTAGAAACAATTCACTGGAAGTCCTGCTGAATTTTGATGGTGAATGTTATAATTTTGAAGACGGCTACTGGATAAAATTCGAAGTCAGACGGGTTGAGCCAAGCAAGCATATTCCGCATGGAATACAATGCTCTTTGACACTTCATGATAACAAGAACGTGCGAGTGTTAGGATTTGACAACGCCCATGGCTACAAACCGAGGAAGAAGAAATACGGAGCCCGGAAAGTAACGTGGGATCATAAACACGAGCGAGAAAAGGTGGTTCCATACGAATACAACAGTGCAGTTCAATTACTGGAAGATTTCTGGGATGCGGTCGATGAAATAAAAGAAAGATGAAAGAAATAAGTAATAATATGAAAGGGTGATAGAAATGATAAAGGCTTTAAAAATCGGCATTATGCCGAAAGAAGAATATCGTGAGAGAACAGTAGCGATTGCCAAAGGTGAGTATAAGCAGAAATCCGGAGAACCGAAAGTCTGGTTTGAGTCTATTAAATCTCTTGCACAGGTGTTGAGCGAGGAGAACCGGGAACTTCTGGATAAAATCATAGAAAACAAACCACGGTCGCTGAAGGAGCTGGAGTTTCTTACAGGCCGGAAAAGCAGCAATCTGTCACGTACCTTAAAAACAATGCAGGCTTACGGGATTGTTACGCTAAAAAAAGAGAAAAAAAACGTCAGACCCATAGTTAAGACTAATAAATTTAAAATAGAGATTGATCCGGAGCTTCAGCTTACCCGTTCGTGACACAAGGGGAGGACAAGATATATTGGTTGCAAACATGAAGCAAAAAGGAGGAGTCAACGTGAAAATAAGAATAAGAAGCGTTTTGATTTTGAGCATGCTTCTGCTGGTCTGCGTGGCGTTTGGAAAAACGCAGGCGGTGGCTGGAGAGCCGGCCCTTAAACCGATTGCAAAGTATGATGGAGGCTTGCTTTACAAGGCCGGGAAATTTAACGTTGTCGAGCTTCACGGCAATTTTCGCCAGATGGG includes:
- a CDS encoding transcriptional regulator encodes the protein MIKALKIGIMPKEEYRERTVAIAKGEYKQKSGEPKVWFESIKSLAQVLSEENRELLDKIIENKPRSLKELEFLTGRKSSNLSRTLKTMQAYGIVTLKKEKKNVRPIVKTNKFKIEIDPELQLTRS
- a CDS encoding SufD family Fe-S cluster assembly protein translates to MSKIRERAEAAADKKALYGADIDLSSFKKDSSVHEYNPEMAGFSEEERKNFAEVGIVTSGEERSGSFLLMDHSPVHCSVGQEGVELLPMAEALEKYDGLKDYWWKAVDVGTDKYTARAELNFNNGYFVRVKPGVKATFPVQACLYMGEEGIAQNVHNMIIAEEGSELHIITGCTTAPHLGRGLHIGVSEIYVKKGATLTFTMIHNWGEEVEVRPRTVVMVEEGATFLSNYVCMKTVRSVQMYPAVRLLGEGAVARINSILVATKGSELDVGGKVSLEAAGTRAEIISRTISTGGNIIARGQLIGHKPGVKAHLECNGLMLSEEGSIRAIPELDGRVAGVEMSHEAAVGKISQDQIEYLMARGLSEEDATALIVRGFLNVKMEGLPEELQMEIDRIVSESGKSIL
- a CDS encoding DUF6516 family protein, with the translated sequence MTKEKYPSRNNSLEVLLNFDGECYNFEDGYWIKFEVRRVEPSKHIPHGIQCSLTLHDNKNVRVLGFDNAHGYKPRKKKYGARKVTWDHKHEREKVVPYEYNSAVQLLEDFWDAVDEIKER
- a CDS encoding CehA/McbA family metallohydrolase; the protein is MLKLYDYTGIIHFHSEYSYDGRASIAEIVKAAGENNIDFLMLTDHSTLEAKKRGLEGWHGDVLLIVGEEITPRFNHYIAFGIDEPTVVGKDDVGDPQIYIDTVRKQGGIGFISHPDHQGTEMFHVKHYPWLAWTVSGYTGIGIWDFMTDWQFFLRGYLSGLIGYLFPAYVLRGPKRATLDRWDRLNRNSKVVGIGELDNHDNLEKVLGLGFSVFPFSRAFKFVRTHLLTESPLVKDNRKDQEALLTALKGGRAYAALEYFCEAKGFSFIVADREKRATMGDEFLLDGKAFLRVEIPEKGKICVVRDGVPFGEAVGRVKEYEIRKKGVYRIEVYLKHFGKYRPWIFSNPVYIR